One segment of Niveibacterium microcysteis DNA contains the following:
- a CDS encoding MalY/PatB family protein has translation MYDFDTPLPLADRAHSMKWSRYAGRDVLPMWVADMDFAAPPPVIDALREAVDFGHFTYSKPTATLTEATIAHLADAYGWQVAPEWLVWLPGLVCGINIAVRAGCDAGDAVFTATPVYPPFLAAPGLAERRLERLDLVRGAKRWEWDFDAADAALAKSRMWLLCHPHNPVGRAWDADELRRIAELAERHDVVLCSDEIHCGLVLDPAKRHVPIAALDPAIARRSITLMAPSKTFNIPGLGAAFAVIPDAALRRRFERVMAGIVPHVNLLGLVAMEAAFRDGEPWRRALIDYLAENARRVESRIAALPGVSMTPVEATYLAWIDCREHALEHPSAHFEAAGLGLSDGRDFGAPGFVRLNFGCPRSTLEAGLDRFAAALSSR, from the coding sequence ATGTACGACTTCGATACCCCGCTACCACTCGCCGATCGCGCGCATTCGATGAAATGGTCGCGCTATGCCGGCCGCGACGTGCTGCCGATGTGGGTCGCCGACATGGACTTTGCCGCACCGCCACCGGTGATCGACGCACTGCGCGAGGCGGTCGACTTCGGCCACTTCACGTACAGCAAGCCGACCGCGACGCTGACCGAAGCCACCATCGCCCATCTGGCCGACGCCTACGGTTGGCAGGTTGCGCCGGAGTGGCTGGTGTGGCTGCCGGGCCTGGTCTGCGGCATCAACATCGCAGTGCGCGCCGGCTGTGACGCCGGCGACGCCGTATTCACGGCCACGCCGGTCTACCCGCCCTTCCTCGCCGCACCGGGGCTCGCGGAGCGCCGCCTCGAACGCCTTGACCTGGTGCGCGGCGCGAAACGCTGGGAATGGGATTTCGACGCCGCCGACGCAGCGCTCGCGAAGAGCCGGATGTGGTTGCTCTGCCACCCGCACAACCCGGTCGGTCGCGCATGGGACGCCGACGAACTGCGCCGCATCGCGGAACTGGCCGAACGCCACGACGTGGTGCTGTGCTCCGACGAGATCCACTGCGGGCTGGTGCTCGATCCGGCCAAGCGCCATGTGCCGATCGCGGCGCTGGACCCGGCAATCGCGCGGCGCAGCATCACGCTGATGGCGCCCTCGAAGACCTTCAACATCCCAGGGCTCGGCGCCGCGTTCGCGGTAATCCCGGACGCCGCGCTGCGGCGCCGATTCGAGAGGGTGATGGCCGGCATCGTGCCGCATGTGAATCTGCTCGGTCTGGTCGCGATGGAAGCGGCCTTCCGAGACGGCGAGCCGTGGCGCCGGGCCCTGATCGACTACCTAGCCGAGAACGCGCGACGCGTCGAATCGCGGATTGCGGCCTTGCCTGGCGTGAGCATGACGCCCGTCGAAGCGACCTACCTTGCCTGGATCGATTGTCGCGAGCACGCATTGGAGCATCCGTCGGCCCACTTCGAGGCCGCCGGCCTGGGCCTCTCCGATGGCCGGGACTTCGGCGCGCCGGGTTTCGTGCGCCTTAATTTCGGCTGCCCGCGCAGCACGCTTGAGGCCGGCCTGGATCGCTTCGCCGCAGCGCTCTCAAGCCGCTGA
- a CDS encoding EAL domain-containing protein: MDALAQLDRLRETAPQRALRYAEELLDDALNASDGPLAANIRLGLGEILRVLGRVPDATTHLRAALTWFESNGDRLGEAWAHHHLATVCAASGLLDHSLRHIETARDLFDLIDDARGQARALVTEAVTYSNSGRPAEGLHLAERAERIYRLRCPQHAIELGYALYNRATPLIALGRHEEAREALVEALEISRREGANRLGALALGQLGVIHQLRGTLDAARDAIEDALELGEAMGEPIIEAWSHYHLATIAAEISDSETFDAHMDRALAAAQKHALLDCHVACLDQLHKHYERIGDTTAALATHRELLTARLTQLERTSSQNLRYMQAVRSLEDTRADKAELETRVAERTRELSETVQRLEREITRREEIERQVRFLAERDPLTRCPNRRALISFLGEMLHAAAGGEHVAVIFIDVDRFKQINDSLGHTAGDSVLCDVAQRLAQACGDGGLLSRYGGDEFVAVMPLEAPVGAGRGLADRELALAVARVRRCFEQPFAVSGEQFYLDCSIGASLHPEDGNEPEQLIACADMAMYAVKQSGRGGHALFDVSLAEAAHERLALEKSLRHATERGEFELRFEPRVAARNGLVVALEALLRWRHPKLGWVPPSRFIPIAEDTGEIVPIGRWVLEHACMQLASWRAIGHHSLRVAVNVSARQIRDVELLPAIEHALKASGLPPDALEVEITESLLIEDPEGVARVLGRLKDAGIRISLDDFGMGYSNLAMLARMPLDILKLDRSLVEEMVRSTRAATVVASIVSLARGLGLAVVAEGVQDEGTRIALTALACDSFQGYLFSQPLTADEVSARLAAVG, translated from the coding sequence ATGGATGCACTTGCACAGCTTGATCGGCTGCGCGAGACAGCACCGCAACGGGCGCTGCGCTATGCCGAAGAGTTGCTCGATGATGCGCTGAACGCGTCCGATGGTCCGCTGGCGGCGAACATCCGGCTCGGCCTGGGTGAGATCCTGCGCGTGCTGGGCCGCGTGCCGGATGCGACGACGCATCTGCGCGCGGCTCTGACCTGGTTCGAATCCAACGGCGATCGCCTCGGCGAAGCCTGGGCACACCACCACTTGGCCACGGTCTGCGCGGCGAGTGGGTTGCTCGATCATTCGCTGCGCCACATCGAAACCGCGCGCGACCTGTTCGATTTGATCGACGATGCTCGCGGTCAGGCACGCGCTCTGGTGACCGAGGCGGTTACCTATTCCAATTCCGGCCGGCCGGCCGAGGGCCTCCACCTGGCCGAGCGCGCCGAACGCATCTACCGCCTGCGCTGCCCGCAGCACGCTATCGAATTGGGCTACGCGCTCTATAACCGCGCCACGCCGCTGATCGCGCTCGGCCGCCATGAGGAGGCGCGTGAAGCCCTGGTCGAAGCGCTCGAGATCAGTCGCCGCGAGGGCGCCAATCGCCTCGGCGCCCTCGCCCTCGGCCAGCTGGGGGTGATCCACCAGCTGCGCGGCACGCTGGACGCCGCGCGTGACGCGATCGAGGACGCGCTTGAATTGGGCGAAGCGATGGGCGAGCCGATCATCGAGGCGTGGAGCCACTACCACCTCGCGACGATTGCCGCCGAGATCAGTGACAGCGAAACCTTCGATGCCCACATGGATCGCGCGCTGGCGGCGGCTCAGAAGCATGCGTTGCTGGACTGCCATGTGGCCTGCCTCGATCAGCTGCACAAACACTACGAGCGGATCGGCGACACGACGGCGGCGCTGGCGACGCACCGTGAGCTGCTGACCGCGCGGCTGACCCAGCTCGAACGTACCAGCTCGCAGAACCTGCGCTACATGCAGGCGGTGCGTTCGCTGGAAGACACCCGTGCCGACAAGGCCGAACTGGAAACCCGTGTCGCCGAGCGCACGCGGGAACTGTCCGAAACCGTGCAGCGGCTGGAGCGCGAGATCACCAGGCGCGAGGAAATCGAGCGTCAGGTGCGCTTCCTTGCCGAACGCGATCCGCTCACCCGCTGCCCCAACCGGCGTGCGCTGATCTCCTTCCTTGGCGAGATGCTGCATGCCGCGGCTGGCGGCGAGCATGTCGCGGTGATCTTCATCGACGTCGACCGTTTCAAGCAGATCAACGACTCGCTCGGCCACACGGCTGGCGACAGCGTGCTGTGTGACGTCGCGCAGCGGCTGGCGCAAGCCTGTGGCGATGGCGGCCTGCTCTCGCGATACGGTGGCGATGAGTTCGTCGCGGTGATGCCGCTCGAAGCGCCGGTCGGCGCCGGTCGCGGGCTGGCCGATCGTGAGCTTGCGCTGGCGGTGGCGCGCGTGCGGCGTTGCTTTGAGCAGCCCTTCGCGGTCAGCGGCGAGCAGTTCTATCTGGATTGCAGTATCGGCGCGAGCCTGCATCCGGAGGACGGCAATGAGCCGGAGCAGCTGATCGCCTGTGCCGATATGGCGATGTACGCGGTCAAGCAGTCGGGCCGCGGTGGCCATGCGCTGTTTGATGTGTCGCTCGCCGAGGCCGCACACGAACGGCTTGCGCTGGAGAAGTCACTGCGTCACGCGACTGAGCGCGGTGAGTTCGAACTGCGTTTCGAGCCGCGCGTCGCTGCACGTAACGGCCTCGTCGTGGCGCTGGAGGCGCTGCTGCGCTGGCGCCACCCCAAGCTTGGCTGGGTGCCGCCCTCGCGCTTCATCCCGATCGCTGAAGATACCGGCGAGATCGTGCCGATCGGTCGTTGGGTGCTTGAGCACGCCTGCATGCAGCTCGCCAGTTGGCGGGCGATCGGGCACCACAGCCTGCGCGTGGCGGTGAACGTGTCGGCGCGGCAGATCCGAGATGTCGAACTGCTGCCGGCGATCGAGCATGCGCTCAAGGCGAGCGGGCTGCCACCCGACGCGTTGGAGGTCGAGATCACCGAATCGCTGCTGATCGAAGACCCCGAGGGCGTCGCGCGCGTGCTTGGCCGGCTCAAGGATGCCGGTATCCGAATCTCGCTGGACGACTTCGGCATGGGGTATTCGAACCTGGCGATGCTCGCGCGGATGCCGCTCGACATCCTCAAGCTCGACCGCAGCCTGGTCGAGGAGATGGTGCGCAGCACCCGCGCAGCGACGGTGGTCGCCTCGATCGTGAGCCTTGCGCGTGGCCTGGGTCTGGCGGTGGTCGCCGAGGGCGTGCAGGACGAAGGCACCCGCATCGCGCTGACCGCACTGGCTTGCGACAGCTTCCAGGGCTACCTGTTCTCCCAACCGCTGACGGCGGACGAAGTCAGCGCGCGCCTCGCGGCGGTGGGCTGA
- a CDS encoding chorismate mutase: MTQPELLALRDQIDEIDERLVGLLAGRFDVTEAIGRLKAEAGAKPVDPSREREQGRRYEALAQSHGLDPALVQQVFRTIIDEVVRRHAALAARAASAQD; this comes from the coding sequence ATGACGCAACCCGAGCTTCTCGCCCTGCGCGACCAGATCGATGAGATCGATGAACGGCTGGTCGGCTTGCTGGCCGGTCGCTTCGACGTGACCGAAGCGATCGGGCGGCTCAAGGCGGAAGCCGGCGCCAAGCCCGTTGATCCCTCGCGCGAGCGCGAACAAGGCCGGCGTTACGAGGCCCTGGCGCAAAGCCATGGGCTCGATCCGGCGCTTGTACAACAGGTCTTTCGCACGATCATCGATGAAGTCGTGCGCAGGCATGCGGCGCTGGCGGCGCGCGCCGCCTCTGCTCAGGACTAG
- a CDS encoding pyruvate kinase: MPTTVADKTSLHLANLYTELEALRADIADEGEGLVDQWASWIRRADFAPSARNLACYLALRRRDLCALQEELTRFGLSSLGRSESRTLESLAATTALVARAAGVPEARQPALPARGDFIAGNRRLEEECLRVFGVPSPQRRTRIMVTLPDAAADDSELLRGLLQRGVELVRINCAHGDEANWAAMIDRLRATERKLGLPPRTRVLMDLAGPKLRTTVFAGASDKPRFGVGDSFWLARAPSDVPTGERAIGCSLPEVIGQLAHGDPVWVDDGELGGQVTERRHGAVRVQITHAPSDGKRLKADKGLNFPASELAVPALTEADLAALPFVARHADIVGYSFVQGADDVARLQSALESAGRRGAQAPALLMKIETRRAVRNLPEIIVAAAGRNPAAVMIARGDLAVELGYQRLAEIQEEILWLCEAASVPVVWATQVLESLAKRGQPSRGEITDAAMGVRAECVMLNKGPYILDAVDLLADVLQRMEAHQRKKTARLRALQSWQALF, translated from the coding sequence ATGCCGACCACGGTCGCCGACAAGACTTCACTGCACCTCGCCAATCTGTACACCGAACTCGAAGCCCTGCGGGCGGACATCGCCGACGAGGGCGAAGGCCTGGTCGACCAGTGGGCCAGCTGGATCCGGCGCGCCGACTTCGCGCCCTCGGCACGCAACCTGGCCTGCTACCTTGCGCTGCGACGGCGCGACCTGTGTGCACTGCAGGAGGAACTGACCCGCTTTGGCCTTTCATCGCTGGGGAGAAGCGAGTCGCGCACGCTCGAATCGCTTGCCGCCACGACCGCGCTGGTGGCCCGCGCAGCCGGCGTGCCCGAAGCGCGCCAACCAGCCCTGCCCGCGCGTGGCGATTTCATTGCCGGCAACCGCCGCCTCGAAGAAGAATGTCTGCGGGTCTTTGGCGTGCCGAGCCCGCAGCGGCGCACACGCATCATGGTGACCTTGCCCGACGCTGCGGCGGACGACAGCGAACTGCTGCGCGGCCTGCTGCAACGTGGCGTCGAACTGGTTCGCATCAACTGCGCACACGGCGACGAGGCGAACTGGGCGGCCATGATCGACCGACTACGCGCCACCGAACGCAAACTCGGCCTGCCGCCGCGCACGCGCGTGCTGATGGATCTCGCAGGGCCGAAGCTGCGCACCACCGTTTTTGCCGGGGCCAGCGACAAGCCGCGCTTCGGTGTTGGCGACAGCTTCTGGCTCGCGCGCGCGCCGTCCGACGTGCCCACGGGCGAACGGGCGATCGGCTGCAGCCTGCCCGAGGTCATCGGCCAGCTCGCGCACGGCGACCCGGTTTGGGTGGACGACGGTGAACTGGGTGGTCAAGTCACCGAACGGCGCCACGGCGCGGTTCGGGTGCAGATCACCCATGCACCAAGCGATGGCAAACGCCTGAAGGCGGACAAGGGGCTCAACTTCCCCGCCTCCGAACTCGCGGTGCCGGCGCTTACCGAAGCCGACCTGGCCGCACTTCCCTTCGTGGCACGCCACGCGGATATCGTCGGCTATTCCTTCGTGCAGGGCGCCGACGATGTCGCGCGCCTGCAATCGGCGCTGGAGTCCGCCGGCCGGCGGGGCGCGCAGGCGCCGGCCTTGCTGATGAAGATCGAGACACGGCGCGCGGTGCGCAACCTGCCAGAGATCATCGTTGCTGCCGCCGGTCGCAACCCGGCCGCGGTCATGATCGCGCGTGGCGACCTCGCGGTCGAACTGGGCTACCAACGCTTGGCCGAGATTCAGGAAGAGATCCTGTGGCTCTGCGAAGCCGCTTCGGTACCGGTGGTGTGGGCGACCCAGGTGCTCGAATCGCTCGCCAAGCGCGGCCAACCTTCGCGCGGGGAAATCACCGACGCAGCGATGGGCGTGCGCGCCGAATGCGTGATGCTGAACAAGGGGCCTTACATCCTCGACGCGGTCGATCTGCTCGCCGACGTGTTGCAGCGCATGGAGGCCCACCAGCGCAAGAAGACTGCGCGGCTGAGAGCACTGCAGTCTTGGCAGGCCTTGTTTTGA
- a CDS encoding methyl-accepting chemotaxis protein, protein MTTMIMRLSQSRDGVFFAARSVTDKLVLGLVGLGGLVAVAIGLGGGALTTAIVGSLVALLPLAVSHRLAPGATPTRLIAMASVVVMAVLLLQLGGGAAWPRLAAVAMVMILLGYCDQKTVLLGAVLWACADAVWSSQHAVSSGQIAAQFGAMLVVTGVLAFLGFMLRTVLLRAQVGAEFAKAVKAGKLDFQFDEKEISRSPMIAAMHAMQDDLRGTVGVAASSARALAEAATELAAASARISAGVQAQADASASAGNVASDMEQTVGTISERAAEAANAAVRSREAARDGGAVISEAADAMRRMAEAVEAASASVETLGAKSDAVGQVVQMIKTVAEQTNLLALNAAIEAARAGEAGRGFAVVADEVRKLSEQTNRATGDITRMVSEIIEVKNDVTERMARAVQEVEAGLGNAERASGAIEAILRRASRVDDNIAGIEEALRTQREAAHSVAAAVARLSAVAAEASGESVAIANRSQLLAQTAQDLHGAVERFDH, encoded by the coding sequence ATGACGACGATGATCATGCGGCTGTCTCAGTCGCGCGATGGGGTGTTCTTTGCTGCGCGCTCGGTTACCGACAAACTCGTGCTGGGTCTGGTCGGGCTGGGCGGGCTGGTGGCGGTGGCGATAGGTTTGGGCGGTGGAGCGCTGACCACGGCCATCGTGGGTTCGCTGGTGGCGCTTCTGCCCCTGGCGGTGTCGCACCGACTGGCGCCCGGCGCGACGCCAACCCGCCTGATCGCCATGGCCAGCGTCGTCGTAATGGCCGTGCTGCTGCTGCAACTGGGCGGTGGCGCCGCCTGGCCGCGGCTCGCGGCGGTTGCGATGGTGATGATCCTGCTCGGTTATTGCGACCAGAAGACGGTGCTGCTCGGCGCCGTGTTGTGGGCCTGCGCCGACGCGGTCTGGTCGTCACAGCACGCGGTCAGCAGCGGCCAGATCGCCGCTCAGTTCGGTGCCATGCTCGTCGTCACCGGCGTACTGGCATTCCTTGGTTTCATGCTGCGTACCGTGCTGCTGCGCGCACAGGTGGGCGCCGAGTTCGCCAAGGCGGTGAAGGCCGGCAAGCTGGACTTCCAGTTCGACGAGAAGGAAATCAGCCGCAGCCCGATGATCGCTGCGATGCATGCGATGCAGGACGACCTGCGTGGCACCGTGGGCGTCGCGGCCTCGTCGGCACGCGCCTTGGCTGAGGCGGCGACCGAGCTGGCCGCCGCCAGCGCGCGGATTTCGGCCGGAGTGCAGGCGCAGGCCGATGCCAGCGCGAGCGCCGGCAACGTTGCGAGCGACATGGAACAGACCGTCGGCACGATCTCCGAACGTGCAGCGGAGGCAGCCAACGCGGCGGTGCGCTCGCGCGAAGCGGCGCGCGACGGCGGCGCGGTGATCAGCGAGGCGGCCGATGCGATGCGGCGCATGGCTGAGGCGGTGGAGGCGGCATCTGCCTCGGTCGAGACGCTGGGCGCCAAGTCCGATGCCGTGGGTCAGGTGGTGCAGATGATCAAGACGGTGGCCGAGCAGACCAACCTGCTCGCACTCAATGCGGCCATCGAAGCCGCACGCGCCGGTGAAGCCGGCCGCGGTTTCGCCGTGGTGGCGGATGAGGTGCGAAAACTCTCGGAGCAGACCAACCGCGCCACCGGCGACATCACGCGCATGGTGAGCGAGATCATCGAAGTGAAGAACGACGTGACCGAGCGCATGGCGCGCGCGGTGCAGGAAGTCGAAGCCGGCTTGGGCAACGCCGAGCGCGCGAGTGGTGCAATCGAGGCGATCCTGCGTCGTGCCAGCCGGGTGGACGACAACATCGCCGGCATCGAAGAGGCACTGCGCACGCAACGCGAGGCTGCGCATTCGGTGGCTGCAGCGGTGGCGCGCCTGAGCGCGGTTGCCGCCGAGGCCAGTGGCGAAAGCGTTGCGATCGCCAACCGGTCGCAGTTGCTGGCGCAGACGGCACAGGATCTGCACGGCGCAGTGGAGCGGTTCGATCACTGA
- the cysK gene encoding cysteine synthase A: MRIANDVTQLIGRTPLVRINRLTAGSAATVAAKLEFFNPAHSVKDRIAISMVEAAERDGKIKPDTILLEPTSGNTGIGLAMVCAARGYKLTIVMPETMSRERRLLLKAYGAELVLTPGPEGMPGAIKRAEEMAAADPRYLIPQQFTNPANPAIHRNTTAEEIWADTDGQVDIFVSGIGTGGTITGVGEVLKARKPGVKIVAVEPDASPVLSGGARGPHPIQGIGAGFVPEILNTSIYDEIVRVKNADAFDLARRAATEEGLLVGISSGAALWAATELAKRPENAGKLIVVVIPSFGERYLSTPLYEHLQV, encoded by the coding sequence ATGCGCATCGCGAATGACGTGACTCAACTGATCGGCCGCACTCCGCTGGTCCGCATCAATCGTCTGACCGCCGGCTCGGCCGCCACCGTCGCCGCCAAGCTGGAGTTCTTCAACCCCGCACACAGCGTGAAAGACCGCATCGCGATCTCGATGGTCGAAGCGGCCGAGCGCGACGGCAAGATCAAGCCGGACACGATCCTGCTGGAGCCCACCTCCGGCAACACCGGCATCGGCCTCGCCATGGTCTGCGCCGCACGGGGCTACAAGCTCACGATCGTGATGCCGGAGACCATGAGCCGCGAGCGCCGCCTGCTGCTCAAGGCCTACGGCGCCGAACTGGTGCTGACGCCGGGGCCGGAAGGCATGCCAGGTGCGATCAAGCGTGCCGAGGAAATGGCCGCCGCCGATCCGCGCTACCTGATCCCGCAGCAGTTCACGAACCCGGCCAACCCGGCCATTCACCGCAACACCACCGCCGAGGAGATCTGGGCCGACACCGATGGGCAGGTCGACATCTTCGTCTCCGGCATCGGCACCGGCGGCACAATCACCGGCGTGGGTGAAGTGCTCAAGGCGCGCAAGCCCGGCGTGAAGATCGTCGCGGTGGAGCCGGATGCGAGCCCGGTGCTGTCGGGCGGTGCACGTGGCCCGCACCCGATCCAGGGCATCGGCGCCGGCTTCGTGCCGGAGATTCTCAACACCTCGATCTACGACGAGATCGTCCGCGTGAAGAACGCCGACGCATTCGACCTCGCGCGCCGCGCCGCAACGGAAGAAGGCCTGCTCGTCGGCATCTCGTCCGGCGCAGCGCTTTGGGCGGCAACCGAGCTGGCGAAGCGGCCGGAAAACGCTGGCAAGCTGATCGTCGTGGTGATTCCGTCCTTCGGCGAACGCTACCTCTCGACCCCGCTGTACGAGCACCTGCAGGTGTAA